The Terracoccus luteus genome includes a region encoding these proteins:
- a CDS encoding PLP-dependent aminotransferase family protein has product MTDPAAGASSPRPQALSIDDLADFAASDAAEGITFLNEVAARFPDAISFAAGRPHDGFMSLDDIGRDLQTYRSWLQDRGVRDDEARARVLQYGPATGIVNDVIVEHLAKDEGIAVRPDAVLLTNGAAEALWLTLATVLRPERDDLLVVAPNYPGVWGAAESLGLVTRPAPADEDLGRSLESAAQLSFQAGRRPRAVYLSSDSGNPTGVSLTERQRSEVLGVARDLDLVVIEDNPYSLVAGPADRRPSLKELDPDGAVVRLGSFSKTIFPGLRVGYAVADRLVQRSDGTTETLATTMSRLKAMVSVNTSPVAQACVAGRLISNGLSLRHANSAVAQTYRRNRTAMVEALRRRLSDIDGVSWTTPDSGFFLQLDTTFDLGDDELLRSAEEFGVLWTPLRHFYGAHPAPAGMRLSYSFTDPDEIDRGVERLARFLTETSTNTKESHVG; this is encoded by the coding sequence ATGACGGACCCCGCCGCCGGGGCGAGTTCGCCCCGGCCGCAAGCTCTTTCGATCGATGACCTTGCCGACTTCGCGGCGAGTGATGCGGCGGAGGGGATCACCTTCCTCAACGAGGTCGCGGCGCGCTTCCCCGACGCCATCTCGTTCGCCGCCGGCCGCCCCCACGACGGGTTCATGAGTCTCGACGACATCGGTCGTGACCTACAGACGTACCGGTCGTGGCTGCAGGACCGTGGCGTCCGCGACGACGAGGCCCGGGCCCGGGTGCTGCAGTACGGGCCGGCGACGGGAATCGTCAATGACGTCATCGTGGAGCACCTGGCGAAGGACGAAGGCATCGCCGTCAGGCCGGATGCCGTCCTGCTCACGAACGGTGCCGCGGAGGCGTTGTGGCTGACTCTTGCCACCGTCCTGCGGCCGGAGCGGGACGATCTCCTCGTCGTCGCCCCCAACTACCCCGGGGTCTGGGGAGCGGCCGAGAGCCTGGGCCTCGTCACCCGACCCGCACCCGCCGACGAAGACCTGGGACGGAGCCTCGAGAGCGCAGCCCAGCTCTCGTTTCAGGCGGGTCGGCGCCCGCGCGCGGTCTACCTCAGCTCGGACTCGGGCAACCCCACTGGAGTGTCACTCACCGAGCGGCAGAGGTCCGAGGTCCTGGGCGTGGCCCGGGACCTGGACCTCGTGGTCATCGAGGACAACCCCTACTCACTCGTCGCCGGCCCGGCCGACAGGCGTCCCTCGCTCAAGGAGCTCGACCCCGACGGTGCCGTCGTACGCCTCGGCTCGTTCTCGAAGACGATCTTCCCCGGACTGAGGGTCGGGTACGCGGTGGCCGACCGCCTGGTCCAACGCTCGGACGGCACCACCGAGACTCTGGCCACGACCATGTCGCGCCTCAAAGCCATGGTGAGCGTCAACACCTCGCCGGTCGCACAGGCGTGCGTCGCAGGCCGCCTCATCTCCAACGGCTTGAGTCTTCGACATGCGAACTCCGCTGTCGCCCAGACCTACAGGCGCAACCGGACCGCCATGGTCGAGGCTCTACGCCGACGCCTGTCCGACATCGACGGTGTCAGCTGGACAACGCCCGACTCCGGCTTCTTCCTCCAGCTCGACACGACCTTCGATCTCGGTGACGACGAGCTCCTCCGGTCGGCAGAGGAGTTCGGGGTGTTGTGGACCCCGCTACGGCACTTCTACGGGGCCCATCCCGCGCCCGCAGGAATGCGCCTGTCCTACAGCTTCACCGACCCCGACGAGATCGACAGAGGGGTCGAGCGGCTCGCGCGTTTCCTCACAGAGACCAGCACGAACACCAAGGAGAGCCATGTCGGCTGA
- a CDS encoding methyltransferase domain-containing protein, translating to MSTPTTPTSLSGTSLPLLVDRESLTSVDDESYDGPRQLAKYLLMHYGTAEETFPDPRHVLASSYGFVQRLSNGLHLAAAEQGSDVARALDVGCSVGGLTTVLASWVTGDVVGIDVSEASVEVARRLADAGGGAYDITTDGAAFDRLEIRLDGGLCPRRFEVGDASAISLPDEPYDAIVLSNVLDRVPDPADCLRQFTDERLLRRGGFLMIACPWSWYPTFSEPDKWLGDPDGTTAQEQLSELLLPDFDLVRELETSGVLRQNIREYDYFDAHTSIWMRHR from the coding sequence ATGAGTACCCCGACCACCCCGACCAGCCTGAGTGGCACGTCCCTTCCGCTGCTCGTCGATCGCGAGAGCCTGACGTCGGTCGACGACGAGTCGTACGACGGACCGCGCCAGCTCGCGAAGTACCTGCTCATGCACTACGGCACGGCCGAGGAGACCTTCCCGGACCCGCGGCACGTGCTCGCGAGCTCGTACGGCTTCGTGCAGCGGCTGTCCAACGGTCTGCACCTCGCCGCCGCCGAGCAGGGGTCGGACGTGGCCCGGGCCCTGGACGTCGGGTGTTCGGTCGGCGGCCTGACGACGGTGCTCGCGTCGTGGGTGACGGGCGACGTCGTCGGGATCGACGTGTCCGAGGCGTCGGTGGAGGTCGCCCGGCGTCTGGCGGATGCCGGTGGGGGGGCTTACGACATCACCACCGACGGTGCCGCCTTCGACCGCCTCGAGATCCGTCTCGACGGGGGGCTGTGCCCGCGACGGTTCGAGGTCGGCGACGCCTCCGCGATCTCGTTGCCCGACGAGCCTTACGACGCCATCGTCCTGTCCAACGTCCTGGACCGGGTCCCGGACCCCGCCGACTGCCTTCGCCAGTTCACCGACGAGCGCCTCCTGCGACGCGGGGGGTTCCTCATGATCGCGTGCCCGTGGTCGTGGTATCCCACCTTCAGCGAGCCGGACAAGTGGCTCGGCGACCCCGACGGGACGACGGCCCAGGAGCAGCTGTCCGAGCTGCTCCTTCCCGACTTCGACCTCGTCCGTGAGCTCGAGACGAGTGGAGTGCTCCGCCAGAACATCAGGGAGTACGACTACTTCGACGCGCACACCTCGATCTGGATGCGTCACCGGTGA
- a CDS encoding non-ribosomal peptide synthetase, producing the protein MSAETTRYPLSFGQRRLWFLFRLEGASATYNVPVVTRVRGVVDVGALRAAVGDVVGRHEVLRSVYREVDGEPVQCVLEGVEVPFVHARVGVGEVDSAVESACSRVFDLEREVPVAVELLSVADDDHRLVVTIHHIAADGVSMGPLSADLSVAYEARCAGRSPGWEALPVQYGDFALWQQDLLGSGSGSGSGSGSGSVERDRLVRFWSGALEGVPVELALPVDRVRPVRSSYRGGRVVFEVSAGTHAGLVGLARSVDASLFMVVQAGLAALLTRLGCGVDVPLGTVVAGRTDEQLKDLVGFFVNSLVLRTDTSGDPSFVELVGRVRGVDLAAFDHAELPFEQLVEVLSPPRSLARHPLFQVAFTLDDGLPLRIAGLDCSEADRPVEPAKFDLFVGMVAAQDGPLTGTVTFATDLFDEDTVRRWMDLFVEMLTTAAREPNTPLSRLGAAASVPDGAHRGPERPARLLTDLLDESFEAGALSPAVEAWDGRLTYAQLDAVSAGLARTLLALGAGPDRPVVVSGRRSAALVVALTAVIRSGAVYVPLDPALPAARAAEILGSLDGALVVADSTGVAPASDPALEMDLDAWVARASDRPVTDANRPETLSLAHGSYVIHTSGTTGRPKAVLLPHEGFVKLEARFRDDFAVTDTSRVVAMASIGFDGSLFEILMGLLCGAVVLPTEPQDFLTGERTDFTHATVTPSMLAALDPGAFPSGRTFVTASEACSDGLVSAWAGRHTLINSYGPSEVTVFASGGPLQVAEPVTIGGPVVNTALMVLDEGLRPVPVGVAGELFVAGGGLARGYVGQPGLTAERFVANPFGGAGERMYRTGDVVRWDVSGRLVFVGRNDSQVKVRGFRIELSEIESVLVRDERVRHAAVVARRDASATAGGSGGSAGGSGEVRVVAYVVPVGAGVDVESVRSGVARVLPDYMVPAAVVAVESLPLTANGKLDVAALPEPSFVGHVPSGVADSPRQEMVCGVFADVLGLDAVGPDDSFFDLGGHSLLAVRLVNRLRAVLGCEVSISSLFEAPTPRALEPLLVVVDRDRPALVARRRDTCVPLSFGQRRLWFLFRLEGASATYNVPVVTRVRGVVDVGALRAAVGDVVGRHEVLRSVYREVDGEPVQCVLEGVEVPFVHARVGVGEVDAAVESACSRVFDLEREVPVAVELLSVADDDHRLVVTIHHIAADGVSMGPLSADLSVAYEARCAGRSPGWEALPVQYGDFALWQQDLLGSGSGSGSGSVERDRLVRFWSGALEGVPVELALPVDRVRPVRSSYRGGRVVFEVSAGTHAGLVGLARSVDASLFMVVQAGLAALLTRLGCGVDVPLGTVVAGRTDEQLKDLVGFFVNSLVLRTDTSGDPSFVELVGRVRGVDLAAFDHAELPFEQLVEVLSPPRSLARHPLFQVAFAVTEDAASLGLPGTRSHAVPTPLQQARFDLEVTYDVSDAQDGAAVHITFARDLFDEVTARALVEQLVALLASAADDPSTPLSRLDGPGRPGVVAGHVVEGRSTVVADVLESVRRTPDATALREGTRSLSYSELDRRSAAVARALVDHGARPDTFVPVLMRRSLDLVVVLLGIMRAGSAYKPVHLSYPPERMREVIGDTPALVVLDDSPAAGLVADWCREVGHEVWAPGALEQEGLGAESVLPMVHPHSAAYVMYTSGSTGKPKGIVVEHAGVVDLCTDPCWDLHPDDSTLFHSPHAFDATVWEIWAPLLTGGTVVVAPDGPIEASSLARLVREGVTQLSLTAGLFRVIGQDDPGALQGLRSVTTGGDVVSPEATRRVVDACPDIVVRTTYGPTEATLCLLEHGWRAGEVPGSVVPLGEPMVNMSVMVLDEGLRPVPVGVAGELFVAGGGLARGYVGQPGLTAERFVANPFGGAGERMYRTGDVVRWDVSGRLVFVGRNDSQVKVRGFRIELSEIESVLVRDERVRHAAVVARRDASATAGGSGGSAGGSGEVRVVAYVVPVGAGVDVESVRSGVARVLPDYMVPAAVVAVESLPLTANGKLDVAALPEPSFVGHVPSGVADSPRQEMVCGVFADVLGLDAVGPDDSFFDLGGHSLLAVRLVNRLRAVLGCEVSISSLFEAPTPRALEPLLVVVDQNRPKLTSRRNR; encoded by the coding sequence ATGTCGGCTGAGACGACCCGTTACCCCCTGTCGTTCGGGCAGCGGAGGTTGTGGTTCTTGTTTCGGTTGGAGGGTGCGTCGGCGACGTACAACGTGCCGGTGGTGACGCGGGTGCGTGGGGTGGTTGATGTGGGGGCGTTGCGGGCTGCGGTGGGTGATGTGGTGGGTCGGCATGAGGTGTTGCGTTCGGTGTACCGGGAGGTGGACGGGGAGCCGGTGCAGTGTGTGTTGGAGGGGGTGGAGGTGCCGTTCGTGCATGCCCGGGTGGGGGTGGGTGAGGTGGATTCGGCGGTGGAGTCGGCGTGTTCGCGGGTGTTCGACCTGGAGCGTGAGGTTCCGGTGGCGGTGGAGTTGTTGTCGGTGGCTGATGATGACCATCGGTTGGTGGTGACGATTCATCACATTGCTGCTGATGGGGTGTCGATGGGTCCGTTGTCGGCGGATCTGTCGGTGGCGTATGAGGCGCGGTGTGCGGGGCGGTCTCCGGGGTGGGAGGCGTTGCCGGTGCAGTACGGGGACTTCGCGTTGTGGCAGCAGGATCTGTTGGGTTCGGGTTCGGGTTCGGGTTCGGGTTCTGGTTCGGGTTCGGTGGAGCGGGATCGGTTGGTGCGGTTCTGGTCGGGGGCTCTTGAGGGTGTGCCGGTGGAGTTGGCGTTGCCGGTGGATCGGGTTCGTCCGGTGCGCTCGAGCTATCGCGGTGGGCGGGTGGTGTTCGAGGTCTCGGCGGGTACGCATGCGGGTCTGGTGGGGTTGGCGCGGTCGGTGGATGCGTCGTTGTTCATGGTGGTGCAGGCGGGTCTGGCGGCGTTGTTGACGCGGTTGGGGTGTGGGGTTGATGTGCCGTTGGGCACGGTGGTGGCGGGTCGTACTGATGAGCAGTTGAAGGATCTGGTGGGGTTCTTCGTCAATTCGTTGGTGTTGCGGACGGATACGAGTGGGGATCCGTCGTTCGTGGAGTTGGTGGGTCGGGTTCGTGGGGTGGATCTGGCGGCGTTCGATCATGCGGAGCTGCCGTTCGAGCAGTTGGTGGAGGTGCTGTCCCCGCCGCGGTCGTTGGCCCGCCACCCCCTCTTCCAGGTCGCCTTCACCCTCGACGACGGTCTGCCGCTGCGCATCGCCGGTCTCGACTGCTCCGAGGCGGACCGTCCCGTCGAGCCCGCGAAGTTCGACCTGTTCGTCGGTATGGTGGCCGCGCAGGACGGACCGCTGACGGGCACCGTCACGTTCGCGACCGACCTCTTCGACGAGGACACCGTCCGGCGTTGGATGGACCTCTTCGTCGAGATGCTGACGACGGCCGCACGCGAGCCGAACACACCGCTCTCCCGGCTCGGCGCGGCCGCCTCCGTGCCCGATGGTGCGCACCGGGGTCCGGAGCGGCCCGCACGACTGCTGACCGACCTGTTGGACGAGTCCTTCGAGGCCGGCGCCCTGTCACCCGCCGTCGAGGCCTGGGACGGCCGCCTGACCTACGCGCAGCTGGATGCCGTCAGCGCCGGTCTCGCGCGAACACTCCTCGCGCTGGGGGCAGGTCCGGACCGCCCGGTCGTGGTCTCGGGTCGTCGTTCGGCGGCGCTGGTGGTGGCGTTGACCGCGGTGATCCGCAGTGGAGCCGTCTACGTGCCGCTCGACCCCGCCCTTCCCGCGGCTCGCGCCGCCGAGATCCTGGGCTCCCTCGACGGTGCTCTCGTGGTCGCGGACTCGACCGGGGTCGCGCCGGCCTCCGACCCTGCGTTGGAGATGGATCTCGACGCATGGGTGGCCCGAGCGTCCGACCGACCGGTCACCGACGCGAACCGTCCCGAGACGCTGAGCCTCGCGCACGGTAGCTACGTCATCCACACGTCCGGGACGACGGGACGACCGAAGGCAGTGCTCCTGCCGCACGAGGGCTTCGTCAAGCTGGAAGCACGGTTCCGGGACGACTTCGCGGTGACGGACACGTCGAGGGTCGTCGCCATGGCCTCCATCGGGTTCGACGGGTCCCTCTTCGAGATCCTCATGGGTCTGCTCTGTGGCGCGGTCGTGCTGCCGACGGAGCCGCAGGACTTCCTGACGGGCGAACGGACCGACTTCACCCATGCGACGGTGACACCGTCCATGCTCGCCGCACTGGATCCCGGTGCCTTTCCCTCTGGCCGGACGTTCGTGACGGCCAGCGAGGCCTGCTCGGACGGCCTGGTCAGCGCCTGGGCCGGGCGCCACACGCTCATCAACTCCTACGGACCGTCCGAGGTCACCGTCTTCGCATCCGGTGGCCCGCTTCAGGTGGCCGAGCCCGTGACCATCGGGGGACCCGTCGTCAACACCGCCCTCATGGTGTTGGACGAGGGTTTGCGGCCGGTGCCGGTGGGGGTGGCGGGTGAGCTGTTCGTGGCTGGTGGTGGTCTGGCGCGGGGGTATGTGGGTCAGCCCGGGTTGACGGCTGAGCGGTTCGTGGCGAACCCGTTCGGTGGTGCGGGTGAGCGGATGTACCGCACGGGTGATGTGGTGCGGTGGGACGTGTCGGGTCGGTTGGTGTTCGTGGGGCGTAACGACTCGCAGGTGAAGGTGCGTGGTTTCCGGATCGAGCTGTCGGAGATCGAGAGCGTGCTGGTGCGGGATGAGCGGGTGCGGCATGCGGCGGTGGTGGCGCGTCGTGACGCGTCGGCCACCGCTGGTGGTTCTGGTGGCTCGGCTGGTGGTTCGGGTGAGGTCCGGGTGGTGGCCTACGTGGTGCCGGTGGGGGCTGGGGTCGATGTGGAGTCGGTGCGCTCGGGGGTGGCTCGGGTGTTGCCGGACTACATGGTTCCTGCTGCGGTGGTGGCGGTGGAGTCGTTGCCGTTGACGGCGAACGGGAAGCTTGATGTGGCGGCGTTGCCGGAGCCGTCGTTCGTGGGTCATGTGCCCTCGGGGGTGGCGGATTCGCCGCGGCAGGAGATGGTGTGTGGGGTTTTCGCGGATGTGTTGGGGCTGGATGCGGTGGGTCCGGATGACAGCTTCTTCGATCTGGGTGGTCATTCGTTGTTGGCGGTTCGTCTGGTGAACCGGTTGCGGGCTGTTCTGGGGTGTGAGGTCTCGATCAGCTCGTTGTTCGAGGCGCCGACGCCGCGTGCGTTGGAGCCGTTGTTGGTCGTGGTCGACCGGGACCGGCCCGCCCTCGTCGCTCGACGCCGGGACACCTGCGTCCCCCTGTCGTTCGGGCAGCGGAGGTTGTGGTTCTTGTTTCGGTTGGAGGGTGCGTCGGCGACGTACAACGTGCCGGTGGTGACGCGGGTGCGTGGGGTGGTTGATGTGGGGGCGTTGCGGGCTGCGGTGGGTGATGTGGTGGGTCGGCATGAGGTGTTGCGTTCGGTGTACCGGGAGGTGGACGGGGAGCCGGTGCAGTGTGTGTTGGAGGGGGTGGAGGTGCCGTTCGTGCATGCCCGGGTGGGGGTGGGTGAGGTGGATGCGGCGGTGGAGTCGGCGTGTTCGCGGGTGTTCGACCTGGAGCGTGAGGTTCCGGTGGCGGTGGAGTTGTTGTCGGTGGCTGATGATGACCATCGGTTGGTGGTGACGATTCATCACATTGCTGCTGATGGGGTGTCGATGGGTCCGTTGTCGGCGGATCTGTCGGTGGCGTATGAGGCGCGGTGTGCGGGGCGGTCTCCGGGGTGGGAGGCGTTGCCGGTGCAGTACGGGGACTTCGCGTTGTGGCAGCAGGATCTGTTGGGTTCGGGTTCGGGTTCTGGTTCGGGTTCGGTGGAGCGGGATCGGTTGGTGCGGTTCTGGTCGGGGGCTCTTGAGGGTGTGCCGGTGGAGTTGGCGTTGCCGGTGGATCGGGTTCGTCCGGTGCGCTCGAGCTATCGCGGTGGGCGGGTGGTGTTCGAGGTCTCGGCGGGTACGCATGCGGGTTTGGTGGGGTTGGCGCGGTCGGTGGATGCGTCGTTGTTCATGGTGGTGCAGGCGGGTCTGGCGGCGTTGTTGACGCGGTTGGGGTGTGGGGTTGATGTGCCGTTGGGCACGGTGGTGGCGGGTCGTACTGATGAGCAGTTGAAGGATCTGGTGGGGTTCTTCGTCAATTCGTTGGTGTTGCGGACGGATACGAGTGGGGATCCGTCGTTCGTGGAGTTGGTGGGTCGGGTTCGTGGGGTGGATCTGGCGGCGTTCGATCATGCGGAGCTGCCGTTCGAGCAGTTGGTGGAGGTGTTGTCCCCGCCGCGGTCGTTGGCCCGCCACCCCCTCTTCCAGGTCGCTTTCGCCGTCACCGAGGACGCGGCATCCCTCGGTCTCCCCGGGACCCGGTCGCACGCGGTCCCGACACCGTTGCAGCAGGCCCGGTTCGACCTCGAGGTCACCTACGACGTGTCGGATGCGCAGGACGGTGCGGCTGTTCACATCACTTTCGCCAGAGACCTCTTCGACGAGGTCACGGCACGGGCGCTGGTCGAGCAGCTCGTCGCGCTGCTTGCCTCTGCCGCCGACGACCCCTCGACTCCACTGTCACGGCTGGACGGCCCCGGCCGGCCCGGGGTCGTGGCCGGTCACGTCGTCGAGGGACGGTCGACGGTCGTCGCGGACGTGCTCGAGAGCGTGCGGAGGACGCCGGATGCAACGGCGCTGAGGGAGGGAACGCGGTCCCTCTCCTACTCCGAGCTCGACCGTCGCAGCGCAGCAGTCGCCCGCGCGCTCGTCGACCACGGTGCGCGACCCGACACCTTCGTCCCGGTCCTCATGCGTCGCAGTCTCGACCTCGTCGTGGTCCTGCTCGGCATCATGCGTGCGGGCTCCGCCTACAAGCCGGTCCACCTGTCCTACCCACCCGAGCGGATGCGCGAGGTCATCGGCGACACCCCGGCCCTCGTGGTGCTCGACGACTCGCCCGCGGCCGGGCTCGTCGCCGACTGGTGCCGCGAGGTCGGTCACGAGGTCTGGGCCCCCGGTGCCCTGGAGCAGGAGGGCCTCGGTGCGGAGTCGGTGCTGCCGATGGTGCACCCACACTCGGCCGCCTACGTCATGTACACGTCCGGGTCGACCGGAAAGCCGAAGGGCATCGTGGTCGAGCACGCCGGAGTCGTCGATCTGTGCACGGACCCGTGCTGGGATCTGCACCCCGACGACAGCACGTTGTTCCACTCACCGCACGCCTTCGACGCGACCGTGTGGGAGATCTGGGCGCCGTTGCTGACCGGCGGCACCGTCGTGGTGGCGCCGGACGGGCCGATCGAGGCCTCCTCGCTCGCCCGCCTCGTCCGCGAGGGCGTCACGCAGCTCAGCCTCACCGCCGGGCTCTTCCGGGTCATCGGTCAGGACGACCCGGGGGCCTTGCAGGGCCTGCGTTCGGTCACGACAGGAGGGGACGTCGTCTCGCCCGAGGCGACGCGACGGGTCGTCGACGCCTGCCCCGACATCGTCGTCCGCACGACCTATGGCCCCACCGAGGCGACCCTGTGCCTGCTGGAACACGGCTGGCGCGCCGGCGAGGTCCCCGGGTCGGTCGTCCCGCTGGGCGAGCCGATGGTGAACATGTCGGTCATGGTGTTGGACGAGGGTTTGCGGCCGGTGCCGGTGGGGGTGGCGGGTGAGCTGTTCGTGGCTGGTGGTGGTCTGGCGCGGGGGTATGTGGGTCAGCCCGGGTTGACGGCTGAGCGGTTCGTGGCGAACCCGTTCGGTGGTGCGGGTGAGCGGATGTACCGCACGGGTGATGTGGTGCGGTGGGACGTGTCGGGTCGGTTGGTGTTCGTGGGGCGTAACGACTCGCAGGTGAAGGTGCGTGGTTTCCGGATCGAGCTGTCGGAGATCGAGAGCGTGCTGGTGCGGGATGAGCGGGTGCGGCATGCGGCGGTGGTGGCGCGTCGTGACGCGTCGGCCACCGCTGGTGGTTCTGGTGGCTCGGCTGGTGGTTCGGGTGAGGTCCGGGTGGTGGCCTACGTGGTGCCGGTGGGGGCTGGGGTCGATGTGGAGTCGGTGCGCTCGGGGGTGGCTCGGGTGTTGCCGGACTACATGGTTCCTGCTGCGGTGGTGGCGGTGGAGTCGTTGCCGTTGACGGCGAACGGGAAGCTTGATGTGGCGGCGTTGCCGGAGCCGTCGTTCGTGGGTCATGTGCCCTCGGGGGTGGCGGATTCGCCGCGGCAGGAGATGGTGTGTGGGGTTTTCGCGGATGTGTTGGGGCTGGATGCGGTGGGTCCGGATGACAGCTTCTTCGATCTGGGTGGTCATTCGTTGTTGGCGGTTCGTCTGGTGAACCGGTTGCGGGCTGTTCTGGGGTGTGAGGTCTCGATCAGCTCGTTGTTCGAGGCGCCGACGCCGCGTGCGTTGGAGCCGTTGTTGGTCGTGGTCGACCAGAACCGACCGAAGCTGACGTCCAGGAGGAACCGATGA